In a single window of the Neodiprion virginianus isolate iyNeoVirg1 chromosome 1, iyNeoVirg1.1, whole genome shotgun sequence genome:
- the LOC124301300 gene encoding hemocyanin-like encodes MSLLKKSHGFIMKLAIVFLAIFAAGVSASLKKADTTFLGRQLRVLYLLKNLSEPLQDEDLLALRASFNPETCKDYFNNPETLELFIQEMKRGSLLGREEIFSLFDAKHRYQVKLLFNALMSAKDWSHFTGLSTYIRDKMNHRQFLYAFSTALLHREDCRGIKLPPAYEIIPQMFLTTDVVRRAYQAQMQGKPTLIPMSFTGSVLNPEQRVAYFGEDVGLNAHHAHWHMDFPFWADERKDRAGELFFYMHHQLLARFDAERLSNHLPPVEPLQWEKPIVEGFAPGAVYPGGQEFPVRPDNMFFQNLPERTVADMIEFENRIRDGIDAGMIRDKNGVVVFLNNTEGIDVLGSLIESSTSSLDPRYFGSLHTDAHLLLSRVTDPKGKYGMTPGVMEHFETATRDPAFFRLHKHIDNLFKEHKDRLPPYTYDDLAFPGVRITALKVVGESKASDPNVLVTYFDESYIDLGNAVQGKPVSIRAVVSRLNHEPFKLVATVYSDKNTYAIARVFLAPSKSWFDEDIQLDEARWSMIELDRFPVELRIGSNLITRRSIETSVTASEPLSYPELMKKAKSAFQGESVFEVDTLHRHCGFPHRLLLPQGRHQGMDFKLYVILTDLKTDLHSTFEHPYVMNEIPALSYCGVLDGVFPDIRPMGFPFDRRIIHSNNFQQANTKVIDVTIKNVKYQ; translated from the exons ATGTCACTTTTGAAGAAGTCACACGGTTTCATCATGAAGCTCGCAATCGTCTTTCTAGCGATCTTCGCAGCCGGAGTATCAGCCTCCCTAAAAAAAG CGGACACGACTTTTCTCGGACGGCAACTGCGGGTCCTCTACCTGCTGAAGAATCTCAGCGAACCTCTCCAAGATGAGGACCTTCTGGCTCTGCGCGCTAGCTTCAATCCGGAGACGTGCAAGGATTACTTCAATAATCCGGAAACCCTTGAATTGTTCATCCAGGAAATGAAGAGAGGTAGTTTGCTTGGCCGAGAGGAGATATTTTCGCTTTTCGATGCCAAGCACCGTTACCAGGTGAAGCTGCTCTTCAACGCGCTGATGTCGGCTAAGGACTGGTCGCATTTCACGGGCCTGTCGACCTACATCCGTGACAAAATGAACCATCGTCAATTCCTGTACGCCTTCAGCACTGCTCTTCTACACCGCGAAGACTGTCGTGGAATAAAGTTACCACCGGCATACGAAATCATTCCACAAATGTTCCTGACCACTGACGTCGTCCGGCGCGCCTACCAGGCCCAGATGCAGGGCAAACCCACTCTCATCCCGATGAGCTTCACCGGCAGCGTTCTCAATCCTGAACAGCGAGTTGCCTACTTCGGAGAAGACGTCGGACTTAACGCCCACCACGCTCACTGGCACATGGATTTCCCCTTCTGGGCTGACGAGCGCAAGGACCGAGCGGGCGAACTCTTCTTCTACATGCACCACCAGCTCTTGGCTCGTTTCGACGCTGAGCGTCTGAGCAATCATTTGCCACCGGTTGAGCCGTTGCAGTGGGAGAAACCGATCGTCGAAGGTTTCGCACCGGGCGCCGTGTATCCGGGTGGTCAGGAGTTTCCGGTCCGCCCAGATAACATGTTCTTCCAGAATTTGCCGGAACGAACTGTTGCCGATATGATCGAGTTCGAGAACCGGATCCGCGATGGTATCGACGCTGGAATGATTCGCGACAAAAACG GTGTGGTCGTTTTCCTGAACAATACCGAGGGCATCGACGTTCTGGGGTCGCTGATCGAGAGCTCGACCAGCAGCTTGGATCCTCGCTACTTCGGAAGTCTTCACACCGACGCTCACCTGCTTCTTTCCAGAGTTACGGACCCCAAGGGGAAGTACGGAATGACCCCCGGGGTGATGGAACACTTCGAAACGGCAACTCGCGACCCGGCCTTCTTCCGCCTCCACAAGCACATCGACAATCTCTTCAAGGAGCACAAGGACCGACTGCCCCCGTACACGTACGATGACCTAGCCTTCCCCGGTGTCAGAATAACGGCTCTGAAGGTCGTCGGCGAGTCCAAGGCCTCCGATCCCAACGTCCTGGTGACGTACTTCGACGAGAGTTACATCGACCTGGGGAACGCCGTCCAAGGGAAGCCGGTCAGCATCCGTGCCGTCGTTTCTCGCCTTAACCACGAACCCTTCAAGCTGGTTGCCACCGTGTACAGCGACAAGAACACCTACGCCATCGCCAGGGTCTTCTTGGCCCCGTCAAAGAGCTGGTTCGACGAGGACATCCAATTGGACGAGGCCCGCTGGTCGATGATTGAGCTGGACCGATTCCCAGTCGAAC TGAGAATCGGCTCGAATCTCATCACTCGCCGGAGCATCGAGACTTCCGTTACGGCGTCTGAGCCACTCAGCTATCCCGAGCTAATGAAGAAGGCGAAATCAGCTTTCCAAGGCGAGAGCGTCTTCGAAGTGGACACTCTGCATAGACATTGTGGCTTCCCCCACCGCCTATTACTCCCTCAAGGCCGTCACCAGGGAATGGACTTCAAGTTATACGTCATCCTTACCGACCTAAAAACGGACCTCCATTCGACCTTTGAGCATCCCTACGTGATGAACGAAATTCCAGCCCTGAGTTATTGCGGCGTTCTCGACGGCGTCTTCCCTGACATTCGTCCCATGGGATTCCCCTTCGATCGGCGTATTATTCATTCGAACAACTTCCAACAGGCGAATACCAAGGTAATTGATGTTACCATCAAGAATGTCAAGTACCAATAA